CGTGCTGCCCGCCATCCCGCGGCCGCTGCTCCCCTTCGCCACCCGCAGCCGCCTCACACTTTTTGCCcgcctttcctttttttggtagaAAACCGCTCCCCGGGCCGAGCGCTCGGCGCGCCAACTCCTCCGCCCTCCCGCGGCCGGGCTCCCGCAGCCCCCGGAAAAGCCAGCTTTCCTCCCGCCGAGCTCCCCGCTTTTTAATAAAATCCAGGTAGCGCCGGTTTAAAGAATCCCAAATCTCCATATACAGCCCGGGATTGGAAAAGGTACATTACACAACCCCCCTTTCAAGTTCCTCTCGCtggatctaaaaaaaaaaaaaaaaaaaaacccagcgggggggggagggggcggctgggggaggggagtacTCTCCGGCGATGAAACACGCATTGTTCCCGGGCGCCCGCCTccccccgggccggcccccggcccccgcccaTTGGCCGCGCGCGCCGCCAATCACGCGCATGTAAACACCTTGGCCCTCAGCCATTCCTATAAAACCAATTACGGACCAAGGGGCTCCAGCAGTTTCCAGGCTCCCCTCGGCGGGGCTGAATGATCAAAACTGGTGGTGAGAATTTTTCCGGGCCGTTTCTAGGCAGCCCTCCCCCTCCACCAACTCGGAcccccccctcctccttctcctcccttttcctcccctcctcccccagcgtCTGGGCTGAGTgatcaaaatagaggaagatggttgTCGCCGCAATCCAGGGCTTTGCAAGGCGCGGTTTAATGGGCCGCCTGTCAGCTTCCTGCTCGCAGGAGGAGGTGACAAGCCAAGCGGGCCGGGAAGGGCCTGGGGCCCGggcccccacctcccctggggCGCGCCTCCTAGAACGCGCGGTGGAGACGCGAAAACAGACAAGGGctgctttttccctttctcccccccccccttttaAAACAAAGCAGCGATTCATTCCCGCTTCCCGAGCAGCGCGGTTGGGTGGGACGGGCAGGCGAGAAGGCCGTTTTCCTAGTCCCGGCCTGCGGGTCCCTCCCTGAAACGCGGTGTCAGATGGTTACTGATTAATATTTTGGAGAGGCCGCGGCGGCGGGCAGCGGGTGAGTCTCTAATCTTCTAAAAAGGGTTCCTATAGAAACGCGGGCCGGGGCGCGCCCCCCGCTCGGCCCCGGCCCGGGGCTGCGGCGCTTTGCACGGCGCGCCCCTCCCCAAAGCTCTCTTTGCGTGGGcgctcccctccccttctccccccccgccccaaaaaaatcagagcagaaaaaaaggatTAGATCGGCTGAGCGCGAACTGACTCCCTCTCGATTCTGACATTTCAGCCTATTAGCATTTCTCCACGGGGCCTTCTGAAACCTATTAAAGTGTAATATTAAAAACCTCTTGGCTGGGGGCCTCTCTCGCCTTCCATCCGCCGCGCCCCCTCCAGGGAGGGCGAGaccgggaaaaaaaaaaaaaaatctgttgagctcagaggcagcagcagccaaGCCCAAAAACTGCTTGGCTGGCCGCGGCGgccggagggggaggggagccccaATCCCCCAGactttgtacttttattttgcGCTTTCAGCAAAATCCTTTCTGGGTTGAGTCGCCGGGAGCTGCCCGCGGCAACCTTCTTGGCTGCGGGCGCGAGGAGTGCGGATGCGGTCAGAGGGACCGCCCTGGGGGCCCCGCACCCCTCTCTCTGCAGCCCCGCAGGGCCCTGTGCCCGGCTAGGCATTACGTACCCTCAAAAGGAAGCTTGGAGGGGCAGAAATCCTTGCCGATCCTGCCTCGGAGAGCAACCGCGGTGATTaggttttaattaaaacaagAGAAGCCCGCTCTTTCGCCCCACGATGCGGACTCAGCGTTTTCGCATCGCtcgttctattttgttttttttttttaaatccatttttaagGCAACTTTtctggagggggaaaaaaatgagctaGTTAGCGCCCATTCgttctatttttccttcctccacttTTAGAAAAAGGGGGGTAGGCTTCCAGAGTGAACTGGGGGTGTCTAATTTAATTCCAGTAtaaatttgagggggaaaaaaaagttcagCCTCTTGAGGGCAGTTTCAAGTTGCCCTTCCTGGAGCCGCCTGCGCAGGTTTCTAGGCGGCCCTCTTTTGGAAGCTGGAGCTCcgcggggggaggagggaagagtgagatggaaagaaaggaacGAAAATAGCCGGAGCCGAGGGGAACGAGCGGCGGTGTCCGCGGTTGGAGCAGGGCGCGCAGGTCTCAGTGGCGGCCGGGGCGGTGGGAGGCTCCCGGTGCAGCCCCGGGACGGCCGGGAGCAAAGACGGAGAGGAGAGGGGGGTTAGAGAAAGGAGGTATTGTGTCTGTGTgcattgggggaggggggtggccGCAGGAATATAATAAATGCAGTTGGGCTGCGCGGGGCCGCTGGAAGccggggcaggggaaggggccgTGCGTGGGGGCGCAGCCCGGGTGGGCGCCGAGCGGCCCCGAGTCTTATCCAGAGGCCTTTGTGGGTTCCCAGTAAACCCTCCCACAGCCGGCCCCCATGGCTTCCCCACCCCCCTGGTTGCCCTCCAGTACTCGGAGCCCAGACTGATCCCCCACTCCATTCTCCCCGCCCTGGATctggaatgtttttctttattttaatatagctcaaggaaaaaaaaaatgtatatcttgAGAGAGTTGCGGTGGGAAATACAAAGGGCTTGAGgggtggaaaaaaacaaaagcctatttttataaatgtttaatgttttcacCCCTGGATGCTCCAAGACGCCGTAATTGTGACGGCGGGGTATGTGTGCCATAAATCATTTAGTTGCTAATAAAAATTCTGCCTGTTTGCCCTGGATTTGCCAATGGCGTTTGCATTTTCCAAGCGTGCGCCTCGTCGGCGTGGCGAACCGAGCCTGCATTTCATTAGGGCCGAAGTTCGGGGCAGGCGaggccccctgccccagccccccaccTCGCCCCCCGGCCTTTGTGGGCCCCAGCCCCCTCGCGCCGCCCTCCCTGCGCGCACTCACACCCGCAACCGCGCGAGCCACCCTCCGCTGCCAGAGCCCGGCCGGGGCGCAGGGCCCGGGGACGCGGCGGCGACTCCCGGGTCCCGGCCGCCGGGCGGGGCGCGCAGGACTGGCCCTGCCCGCGCCCTTCCGCGAGCTGCAGCGTGCATGGGGCGCGAACCGACCGCGCCGAGGAGCCACCGGCCCGGGCCGATCTGTGCGCGCCCTGATCTTTGCGCTCTCCTCCGCCCTGCGCCCTGGTGGCCCGCGGTCGCTGGGTAAACAGCGGCCGGGAGCCATCTTGGGGCGGGGGACAGGTCCCCAGCCGAGGGGTGGGCGCAGCCTGGGGTTCTTCGGAGACCCCCGCCTTTCGTAGGGGGCCTCTAGGGCGTCCCTCGCCGGCTCCAGGGTCTGGGAAAACGCCCTCCCCGCTCTGGTGGGCCACGTTTAAACGTGAAAACCAGGCCTGGGCGCCATCTtccgtccccctcccccacatcctTGTTTACCCGGCGGGATCCGTGGCCAGAAAGAGTGTGTTGAcgcagtgtgtgcatgtgtatgttttTGTACTGACTGGGCGGAAAATCGGCTGGAGGGGGGACCTCGCAAGCCTCAGACTGCGCTTCCCGGAGAACCCGCCCAGGCCAGCGCCGCTGTCCGCAGCCAGCCTGGGCCGCCGGGGCCGAGGCCTTTTGTGCGTTTCTAGGTCTCCGGCCTCGTGGACGCGGTCCGACTGACAAAATCCTGCCCCTTTGTTTTAAAACCGAAGGTCAGGCCACCCTTGCGCCCTGCTCTCCCCGGCCGCGCCTTCGTCGCGCGGGCTCAGCCCCCCCCCGAGTCTCGGTCACTTCTGCCCCATTTCAGGACCGAACCCGGCGCTTCCCGGAATCGTAGTGTTGCCGGCCGCGTGGACACGTTCTCCCCTTACGCCTCCCCCAGAAAAAAACCGGCATCCTTCACTAGGTCAGGACACCCGAGCCACCTCCACCCATCGCCCCAAAGCGCCTTTCCCGGTGGGGGCCGAAGTCCCCGCGCTCCACCAGCTTCTCGGGTAGGGGGCCCCGGGCGTTCGTCTGCCACCCGCTCGGGAAGCCTTGGCCAGGTGCTTGAGCGCCAGTTTCCAGGTCCCAGGTCCGGCAACCAGGGAGCTCCCGGCCTGGGCGCCGCTAAAACCCGGAGAGGCCGCGCCCGGGACAGCCAAGCTCGCTATCCCCTTGCTGCGACTGGCTCAGCCACGATTCACTGCCGAGCCGAGGTTTGGCCAGCCCAGCAGAGAGCGGCCTGGACTCGCCAGGGAGACCAGGGACGCGACGCCAGAGCCCCGCACGACACGGGGATCGGGGCGCACGGCGGGCAGAGCAGAGGTGAGGCTCCAGGCCCGGCCCCAGCGGATCCCTGCGCCTCTCGGCTCCGCCTCCGGCCCTGGCCTCTTCCCCTGGCCCGGGTCGGGTCTTCCACTCCACTGTTTGGCTCGGAGAGGACGAAGACGAGCTCGGTGCGCAGGGGGCCTGCAGCGGCCATAAATCACCACGCGGGCCCTCCTTCCCGCAGCTCACGCGCGGGGGCTCGCGGCCGGCTTCGCGTCCCGGGCCGCACCGGGCGCCCTGCTCTCCCGGTCAGCGCCTGGGGGACCCGAGACTGTGCGGGGAACCTGGCCAGCAGTTTCCCCGTTCGCCAAAGACAGGGACCGGCCTCGCCGACTCGGTGCCACCATCATGCATCCTTGCGGTCGCCAGACCCCGAAGCAACCCGGGCCTCACCGGATCGCTGCCTAGGGTAGGTGCCGAATCGGGCACTTACTCCTAGGAAGGCTCggtgaggctgggctgggagcgCCGCCTCCGCCTGCGCCCAACTCCGATGCCACTTGCATCCTCCAGGGGAGACGCCAGGGTCAGTCAGAGCGGTTTCTCAGAACTCAGCCTGCCACCCCTCTTCGCAGACCCCACCTTAACCCCGCGCCATCGTACTGCCCTTGGAGCTCTCTGCAGGCGCACCATGCAGGGGGGCTTTATTTGCGCAGAGAGGACCAAGCGGGGTGTCTGCGGACGCCGCGCCCGGAGGCAGGGGCTCCTCTGGTTCCCCTCCCCGCGCCAGCCCATCTTCTCCTCCATGCCGAGGACACTCGGGGCTTTTCGCCACCCGGCCCCGGCTCAGCGCCCTGGTTGGCCGCCGGCTTTAGCGCAAATAGCCGAACCATCCGGAAGGCAGGAATCGGTGGGGCGCTGGTGGCGGCATGGTAGCGGCGGCGGTCTTTCTACCCGAACAGGCACGAGGCGCTCGGGGGACTACCCCGAAAAGGGTGCGTTTGCAATAATAACGCTTAATGTCACCAGCGCTCTCTCTTTGCCAGAGGGGCGGGGAACAGGCCCGCGCGGGTGCCCTGCATCAGCCGAGCAGGCCGTGCGCGCGATCGGGGACAACCACCTCCGAACCATCTTTGCACgggacttgggggggggggggggggggggggggggggtgaggacaGCGGCGAAAGGAGGAGGCGTCACCCCCGTCCTGGGCGCCTCCGCAGAGCCTCGCCGTGCCAACGGGCCGCGACAGGGACTGTAGGTGAAAGGTTTGCAAACCTCGCTCTGAAACGCCCTCACTCTCGGAGCttcagctccttcctggaattTTTAGAAGCACATCGGGAGGGACCGAGGCCTTCCGGCGGGGCCCAGAGGAACCTGAGCGCAGCCCGGGAGTGGAGAGCCGTGGCGGGCCGGCCGCAGCGCCCCAGGAAGCGCCTCGGAAAACAAAGCGCTGCGGTTTCAGCCCAAGGTTAAAGTCCACCGCCAGCGTTTTTCTCCCGGAATCCAAGAGCGATAGCGTTTCTCCAGATAAACCACCCATAAATCAGCTCCGGGGCCGCCCGCCGCAGAGCGCTGCTGACCTTGGGGAATGGTTTTTCTTGCTGGAGCCGCGGAGGACCAGCGTGGGGAGGGGGACCCCAGGCCAGTCCTGCCCCGCTCCGGggaggggtgggtgaggggaTGGCCAAGGGCATTTGTGGGCCATTAGTGGACACTTGTGAGCTCAGGGGGGATGGGGCATTGGAGAGGGGGCTGTGGTTATTCGGGGCCCCCAGCGCCGGGTTGCAGGAGATTGGCAGGTTGGGGGAGGCTGACCACGTGCCCCCTGAGGCCTGGGGTGCctacactgtgctaggcactggggacgaGACCCGGGCATAAACAAGGCCTCTTTGGGGGCCTCTTTTGTCTGGGCGTGCCAGGGTGTGTTGTGCAGAGGAGTTTGTGGGGCCGCGACTAATGGGATTTATGTATGTCAGTGCGGTGACTAATGGAGGGCCTGGCAGCACGTGTGTTTGGGGAGGGGTGTGTCTGCGGGGGAGGGCGCTGCACCTGGGTGGGAGTCGGCCCCCCGGAGGGGCTGCCCGGCCTCCGGGAGGCCCGCTTCTCCTGCTGCCACCGGTCTGCATTGTTCCGGCCTCTGAAGCCTGGCTGGCAGGCCTGTGCCTGCTCAGAGCTCTGGAGCGAATTCCACCGCCAGCCTGGCCCCAAAGGCGCCTCCGTCCCTTCCCACCGCAGCCCCTACAAATCCGGGCTGTGCCACCCCCTTCTGCGGaagaagcccccccccccccctctgtTTCAGTCTGAAAATTCCTTGTTCTGCAAACAGGCCTCTGCTTTGTGCGGGCCTTGAGGGCCACTAGCTTTGGGACCGTCACATCCATTCA
This region of Equus quagga isolate Etosha38 chromosome 7, UCLA_HA_Equagga_1.0, whole genome shotgun sequence genomic DNA includes:
- the LOC124242037 gene encoding serine/arginine repetitive matrix protein 1-like; amino-acid sequence: MVVAAIQGFARRGLMGRLSASCSQEEVSGLVDAVRLTKSCPFVLKPKVRPPLRPALPGRAFVARAQPPPESRSLLPHFRTEPGASRNRSVAGRVDTFSPYASPRKKPASFTRSGHPSHLHPSPQSAFPGGGRSPRAPPASRVGGPGRSSATRSGSLGQVLERQFPGPRSGNQGAPGLGAAKTRRGRARDSQARYPLAATGSATIHCRAEVWPAQQRAAWTRQGDQGRDARAPHDTGIGAHGGQSRGEAPGPAPADPCASRLRLRPWPLPLARVGSSTPLFGSERTKTSSVRRGPAAAINHHAGPPSRSSRAGARGRLRVPGRTGRPALPVSAWGTRDCAGNLASSFPVRQRQGPASPTRCHHHASLRSPDPEATRASPDRCLGVSVCLHPGGERDAAPSTCTHALADLLQPRGV